One window of Papaver somniferum cultivar HN1 chromosome 9, ASM357369v1, whole genome shotgun sequence genomic DNA carries:
- the LOC113307674 gene encoding protein-tyrosine sulfotransferase-like, with translation MASIQNLALLVMLLALVTTAVGDISTEEDFVGCQNTVRKWAASSDDKVKEDKHTLQDLLFFLHVPRTGGRTYFHCFLRKLYASAHECPRSYDKLRFDPSKPDCRLMVTHDDYSMMSKLPKERTSVVTILRNPIDRVFSTYEFSVEVAARFLVHPNLTSATQMTGRIRPKNNGVSTLDIWPWKYLVPWMREDLFRRRDARKQRFYKDVKGSYDSYNMEETVMPLHDFINHPVAHDIIHNGATFQVAGLTNNSCLSESHEVRHCVRKYQTLGTYVLDIAKKRLSDMLYVGLTEDHKESATMFANVVGTQILSQFEALNSNSDKTANSKTELSSSFPDSEHDTNHLQNSTDDQKESETSSLGAVDTTNGTMTVGKLMDAYEVCISSLRKAQGRRRIASLKRISPANFSKDARRQVPDVILQEINSLNRLDVELYKHAKEIFSQERKHLAEKLVEAVEQKNALGSLYGTSTWRPFLLAIAVLLLLLLTFFIVKARKQTSKLKV, from the exons ATGGCTTCTATTCAGAATTTGGCGCTACTGGTAATGCTCCTGGCATTGG TAACTACTGCAGTTGGTGACATTTCCACTGAGGAAGATTTTGTGGGTTGCCAAAATACTGTGAGGAAGTGGGCAGCTTCTTCGGATGACAAAGTCAAAGAAGACAAACATACGCTGCAGGACTTGCTTTTCTTTCTTCATGTTCCTAGGACTGGAGGACGCACCTATTTCCACTG CTTTTTGAGAAAACTCTATGCTAGTGCTCATGAGTGTCCTCGTTCTTATGACAAACTGCGCTTTGACCCAAG CAAGCCAGATTGCAGGTTAATGGTCACTCATGATGACTATAGCATGATGTCAAAGCTCCCGAAGGAGAGAACGTCAGTGGTTACAATACTGCGAAACCCCATAGATCGTGTCTTTAGTACTTACGAATTCTCAGTAGAGGTTGCAGCTAGGTTTCTAGTCCATCCAAACTTAACTTCTGCAACACAAATGACAGGACGAATACGTCCAAAGAACAATGGTGTGAGTACATTGGATATATGGCCATGGAAGTATTTGGTTCCCTGGATGAGGGAAGATCTATTTAGAAGG AGAGATGCTAGAAAACAGAGGTTTTATAAAGATGTCAAAGGAAGCTATGATTCTTACAACATGGAAGAGACCGTCATGCCATTACACGACTTTATTAACCACCCTGTAGCTCATGACATCATCCACAATGGAGCCACTTTTCAG GTTGCTGGACTGACAAACAACTCTTGTTTATCTGAATCACATGAAGTGCGTCACTGTGTCAGAAAGTATCAGACTCTAGGAACTTATGTGCTGGACATAGCAAAG AAGAGGCTCAGTGATATGCTGTATGTTGGTCTCACTGAGGATCATAAAGAATCGGCAACAATGTTCGCGAACGTGGTTGGGACACAGATTCTGTCCCAGTTTGAAGCATTAAACTCCAATAGTGACAAAACTGCTAATAGCAAAACAG AACTGAGCTCTTCATTTCCAGATTCGGAGCATGATACTAATCACCTTCAG AATAGCACAGATGACCAAAAAGAAAGTGAAACATCTTCATTAGGAGCTGTTGATACGACAAATGGAACT ATGACCGTTGGGAAATTAATGGATGCTTACGAAGTGTGCATTTCTAGTTTAAGAAAAGCCCAAGGACGCCGGCGCATTGCTTCTCTTAAAAGAATCTCCCCTGCTAACTTCTCCAAAGAC GCACGGCGTCAGGTTCCTGATGTGATCCTTCAAGAAATAAACTCGCTGAACAGACTTGACGTAGAATTGTATAAGCATGCAAAAGAGATTTTCTCACAAGAGAGGAAACATCTTGCAGAAAAGTTGGTTGAAGCA GTGGAGCAAAAGAATGCCTTGGGCAGTTTATATGGGACTAGTACATGGAGGCCATTTTTATTAGCCATTGCCGTGCTTCTCCTCCTTTTGCTCACATTTTTCATTGTAAAGGCAAGAAAACAAACATCAAAACTCAAAGTGTGA
- the LOC113310445 gene encoding dolichyl-diphosphooligosaccharide--protein glycosyltransferase subunit 1B-like — translation MEGLPKLRVALVFSILLIFLSSSISSSSLQDIQIVNAERRIDLSSHVIRVYLTLKVENTGPSPASEILVAFPPTQAENIATVKGAATAGKRKKKTYVPLIVTPTTLPDAPDGVQFYSVALLNPLKPGETVTVEVLYVLTRSLEPFPEEISQSEPQLVYFRDSAIILSPYHVKEQTTFVKTPSNKVESFTRVEPTNRAGAEIKYGQYDNRTPYSYSPILVHFENNSPFSVVEELVREVEISHWGSLQITEHYTLAHAGARHKGVFSRVEYQSRPSISGVSSFKQLIARLPPRVHSVYYRDGIGNISTSRLRTSNSKSELEIEPRYPLFGGWKATFVIGYGLPLEDFLFESADGKRYLNFTFGCPLVNTVVDKFTMKVVLPEGSKDPSAIVPFPVEQHLETSYSYLDVVGRTVVVLEKKNVVPEHGIPFQVYYNFNPIFMLVEPFMLVSVFFLFFVACVTYLHMDISIRKS, via the exons ATGGAAGGTCTTCCAAAACTTCGAGTTGCCCTAGTTTTCTCCATTTTACTCATCTTCCTCTCTTCCTCgatctcatcttcttctcttcaagATATTCAGATCGTTAACGCAGAAAGAAGA ATCGATTTGAGTTCTCATGTCATCAGGGTGTACTTAACTTTAAAG GTTGAAAATACTGGACCGTCTCCTGCTTCAGAAATTCTTGTTGCTTTTCCACCTACTCAAGCTGAAAATATCGCAACAGTGAAAGGAGCTGCAACCGCAGGTAAACggaaaaagaaaacttatgtGCCACTTATCGTAACCCCTACAACGCTACCCGATGCACCAGATGGAGTTCAGTTCTACTCTGTTGCGCTGCTTAATCCATTAAAACCTGGTGAAACCGTCACTGTCGAAGTGCTTTATGTACTAACACGTTCGTTAGAACCGTTTCCTGAAGAGATCAGTCAATCAGAACCACAGTTGGTGTATTTCCGTGATAGTGCGATTATTTTATCACCTTATCATGTTAAGGAACAGACAACATTTGTTAAAACTCCAAGCAATAAGGTTGAATCTTTTACGAGAGTTGAACCTACTAACCGTGCTGGTGCAGAGATCAAGTATGGGCAATATGATAACCGTACTCCTTATTCATATTCTCCAATACttgttcactttgagaataaCAGTCCATTTTCGGTTGTTGAGGAACTTGTACGTGAGGTTGAAATATCTCACTGGGGAAGCCTACAGATTACAGAGCACTATACTCTGGCCCATGCTGGTGCACGTCATAAGGGTGTCTTCTCAAG GGTTGAATATCAATCTAGGCCATCGATTAGTGGTGTATCTTCATTTAAGCAGCTAATTGCAAGACTACCCCCTCGAGTGCACTCCGTCTACTATCGCGATGGGATTGGGAACATCTCAACATCACGCCTGCGTACTAGTAATTCAAAG TCCGAGCTTGAAATAGAGCCACGTTATCCATTGTTTGGAGGATGGAAAGCCACTTTCGTTATTGGGTATGGACTACCATTGGAGGACTTCCTTTTCGAGTCGGCTGATGGCAAGCGTTACCTTAACTTCACTTTCGGATGTCCCCTTGTTAACACCGTGGTTGACAAATTTACCATGAAG GTGGTGCTACCCGAGGGATCAAAAGATCCTTCTGCTATCGTTCCTTTTCCTGTTGAGCAACATCTCGAG ACAAGTTACTCGTATCTTGATGTTGTTGGAAGGACAGTGGTGGTTCTTGAGAAGAAAAATGTAGTTCCTGAACACGGTATTCCTTTCCAG GTTTATTACAACTTCAACCCAATTTTCATGCTTGTGGAGCCATTTATGTTGGTTTCTGTATTTTTCCTGTTTTTCGTTGCTTGTGTTACCTACTTACACATGGATATCTCAATCCGCAAGTCGTAA